The window CTGTGGATTCATTAAAGAAGGTAAACCGATCGCGGCCATCTGCCATGCGGCGTGGACACTGATAGAAACTGGTTATGTCAAAGGCCATCGAATGACATCTTGGCCGTCTCTGCGTACGGATTTAGAAAACGCGGGAGCACACTGGGTCGATCAGGAGGTCGTGGTGGATCAAGGTTGGGTGACAAGTCGTAAACCCGCGGATATCCCGGCATTCAATGCGAAAATGATCGAGGTCTTTAAAGAAGGCACATACGAAGATTTCACAAAGACCCATCGAGAAGCTTCACAATCGGATTCTCATCGACCCGTTTGCTAAATTAGCGTTGCGGTAATCGACGAAGAACCTCGTGATACTTCAGTAGCAGAGCTTCTTTGTCGCTAATAATTTTTTGCATGGACGTCAGGCGGTTTTCGAAATTTCTGATAACCACGTTCTGTCTCTCAATCAAGCTCTCCACCTTGGCGTCCTCAAGATTCTGATTATTCAATTTTTCACGAAGAGTTTTGATCCGCTCTTCGCCGTCACGGCCTTGCTGATGCATGGCCTTTTCTATGCGGGAAAGGGCTTGTGAGACTCGATCAAAGCGCTGATCGACCGAACGAACGAAATCCGTCATTTGATTTTTAAAAACTTCGATCTGATTTTCGTAAGACCGCTGCCGCCCTTTGATCTCTTTCATTTCTTCGGTGAGTTTTTGCGCCTCCAATCGGGCCGCTTGAACGGTCAAAGACATTGCGGAGTTGGGCAGAACTGCACCGTTTTGCGGAGTGGTTGGAGCCGAGTAAGACTCCACCGGAGGAGAAAATGTCGGCGGTGGTTGAGAAACCTGGACCTTTTCGGAGACCGAGTTCCGGGATCTTTCTTCAAATAAACCAGGGCTTAGACGTTTTTGCACTTTTTTACCTCAAATCCGCGAGATTTAACTGGACGAAGATGTCCTCATTTCCTAACCTAAAGTCGGATGGATACCGTTCTTCAGATTGCCAGACATGTTTTGCAGTTTCAACCGAATAAAGACGCAGCTCGTTTGTGTTTTTACCATTTTCTCGTTCACCATTGTGAACCCAATCAAAAAATTGATGCAAAATTAATCGATCGATTTAATCGATTTGCTCTAGGCTTTGAACATTGGAGAACAAACAGGCAGCAACTGGTTCAAGAGGTGCAATATTTTTTGCATCACTTTGCCGAAACCTATCAGGTCAATCTGGGATTTAAAAATTTAGTGATGCCGGATCGTTGGCAAGTCCTGGCCATTGATAATCCCATCGACACGCTTAAAGTCCTCGAAAACTATTATGGTCATGGCAACAACGTTCGCATTTTACCTGCTGGCGATAAATCTTTTGTGGTTTTGCAAACCGACGAACAAAAAAACTTACATGTTTCGTCGCTCAACAACTGGATGATTTTAAATCAGCACGGAATTTTAGAACCGCTGAACCCTTACGTGACGATTCATTATGATTCTCAATTAAATCTTCAAGCGCAAACCATCCAGAATGTCGAAGTGGCTCCTAACTCGGTCGCCCGCTTCGCCATTTTGGGCGAAGGCATGCACGGTCACCAAGTTCGGGGTTACACCTTTCAAAAGACCGAAGAGTTCCGTGGTGGACCGGTCTCGGCCTACGCCAAAGTGTATTACGCGATCAAACGCCTCGAGCAACACTACATCGACCGTCGTTCAGACCCCATGTATGTAGAGCTTACACAGATCCTGGAAAAAGCCATTGAACTCGTCAATATGAGACATCCAGAGGCCATTTCCTTTGGGGAAGCGGCTTTGGAGCGCGGAGAACTGGCGAAAGATGCCATCTTTCCCGACGATAATATGATTCGCCTTTTGACACAGACGCTCAAATCCTCTATTCAATCAGCTAAGAACGTCATTCCCCGCACACTCGATGCGGCGAAAGAGGTTGCTTCGGAAAGAGTAAGAGAGCTGTCATGGACCAAAAACCCACCGATCATAGAATAAGACTGAACAAATATTTGGCCGACTGCGGAGTCGCCAGTCGCCGCAAGGCCGATGAGATTATTGAAGCCGGTGCCGTGACTGTGAACGGTCGGAAGGTTTTCGAATTAGGGATTCGTATTGATCCAAAAACCGACAAAGTTATTTGTAATGGTAAACCGGTCACCTCCCCTCACCGCATGGTTTACTACGCGTTTAATAAACCCAAAAACGTAGTGACCTCAAATTCAGATCCCCAGGGTCGTCCCACGGTCCTTGATTTCTTCCCTAAAGAAAAGCTTCGCATCTTTCCGGTGGGTCGACTGGATTGGGATAGCGAGGGATTATTATTAATGACGAATGACGGTGATTTCGCCAACGAAGTCATGAATCCTAAATCTAAAATCACTAAGACCTACCATGTGAAGTTAAATTCCATCCCGACCGATGCGCAGTTAGAAAAACTCACCCGTGGAGTTTCGATCGAAGGTGCTGGTAAAGTGTCGGCCGTTGCGGTTCGTCGTTTGACCGAAAAAACCACGGAAACCAAAGGATGGATCGAGATTGTGATTACCGAAGGTAAAAACCGCCAAGTGCGCAAGATGTTCGAAAAAATCGGTCACGATGTGACTAAATTGCGTCGTGTGGCCATTGGTGAATTACGTATCGGAACTTTGCAAGGGGGAGCGATAAAAGTTCTCGGTGCGGAAGATCTCATCAAAATTTTTAAAATTCACAAGGCCGATCTGAAGGACACCAAAAAGGTTCGTCAAAAACCAAAATCGAAAGAATCGAAAAAAGTTTCCGCTTACAAGCAAGCCGCAAAAAAATCTTAGCTGCAGGTCCGCATTCGGCTTTGATCTATTCGTAGAGAATCGTCCCTCTTTGGGAATTCTCAATCGATTCGAAAAGACTGGGTCCCAAGGAACTCGACACGAATTTAATAAAGCTGGGGACATCGTTCTCGGAGATGCTTAAGTTATACGGCTGCCCCCCACTTAAAGTGCTGTAGTAATTGACGGACTGAGAAAACAGGTTCGAACCCTCGACAATCACATGAGTCGGCAAATTTCCATCGAATGAACTTTGCAAAATCGTCACGTTGGCGCGCGTGGCGATAAGGCCACCTTGAGAGCGAGAATTCGATCCATTCCATCGAATGTTAGAGTTTTCGATCTGGATAC of the Bdellovibrionales bacterium genome contains:
- a CDS encoding rRNA pseudouridine synthase — encoded protein: MDQKPTDHRIRLNKYLADCGVASRRKADEIIEAGAVTVNGRKVFELGIRIDPKTDKVICNGKPVTSPHRMVYYAFNKPKNVVTSNSDPQGRPTVLDFFPKEKLRIFPVGRLDWDSEGLLLMTNDGDFANEVMNPKSKITKTYHVKLNSIPTDAQLEKLTRGVSIEGAGKVSAVAVRRLTEKTTETKGWIEIVITEGKNRQVRKMFEKIGHDVTKLRRVAIGELRIGTLQGGAIKVLGAEDLIKIFKIHKADLKDTKKVRQKPKSKESKKVSAYKQAAKKS
- a CDS encoding type 1 glutamine amidotransferase, which encodes MDGFEESELLKPREALETCGADVDIVSVKDGTLKAWTKDQWGENVDVDQVLSEISVGDYDGLVLPGGVINADTLRTHKDAVQFVCGFIKEGKPIAAICHAAWTLIETGYVKGHRMTSWPSLRTDLENAGAHWVDQEVVVDQGWVTSRKPADIPAFNAKMIEVFKEGTYEDFTKTHREASQSDSHRPVC